Proteins from a single region of Candidatus Tanganyikabacteria bacterium:
- a CDS encoding helix-turn-helix domain-containing protein — protein MDGINAMPTYLTTRDVARRLHVRKATVERWCRSGDLAAAFVGRQYLIDPADLARFVRERRGR, from the coding sequence ATGGACGGAATCAACGCCATGCCCACCTACCTGACCACGCGGGACGTCGCCAGGCGCCTGCACGTGCGGAAGGCCACCGTCGAGAGGTGGTGCCGCTCGGGAGATCTGGCTGCCGCGTTCGTCGGCCGCCAGTACCTCATCGATCCCGCCGATCTCGCGCGCTTCGTGCGGGAGCGACGGGGCCGCTGA